One stretch of Castor canadensis chromosome 14, mCasCan1.hap1v2, whole genome shotgun sequence DNA includes these proteins:
- the LOC109674450 gene encoding beta-defensin 104A-like: protein MRSLVLLLAISLLLYQDPPVRSDLEVNRICGYGTARCRRKCKEQEKKIGRCPNTSDCCLKTWSESVLRTMKQ from the exons ATGAGGAGTCTTGTGCTGCTTTTAGCCATTTCTCTCCTACTCTACCAAGATCCTCCAG TGAGAAGTGATCTGGAAGTAAACAGAATCTGTGGCTATGGCACTGCTCGCTGCCGCAGGAAATGtaaagaacaggaaaagaagatTGGAAGATGTCCCAACACCTCTGACTGCTGCTTGAAAACATGGAGTGAGAGCGTTTTGCGTACTATGAAACAGTAA